From Calothrix sp. PCC 6303, a single genomic window includes:
- a CDS encoding S8 family peptidase, translating into MRHEKLSAGLLLAYEDYQRDGEQALIPHKRSLGIIAPKNNVKPAKSVVFVYCDEEADLSHLEQYGIHFNQNTGKVRTAFLPVDGLDALSEEASVCRIKPSRKMKLLMDVAPGKVKLPEFKTKTGLTGKGVIIGIVDSGIDAKHPAFAGRILRIWDQTMSGPGVAEGNYGAEFTGEQLTVSQDVDGHGTHVAGIASGADTNYGGVAPEAEIIAVRSDLQDAHIADGIRYIFRLAAELGKPAVVNLSLGGHADAHDGSDSLSKIIDAESGPGKIVCCAAGNEGNDNIHGQAEVKSCSMSSMRFRVPSTQVGIVWLNGWYTGNTQLEIAVRSPIGFVTPWQKIIADGNPSKDYNLPDGKVQIVTPAADPSNNDYNFFVQIQGNGTFPVTQGVWQLRVRNKSKEQTRLDVWTLDDTGSVFFTGKSAQDTMKIGSPGAAKTAITVASFTTKTEYNDIDGNKREVGLTLDDISEFSSEGPLRNNEQKPDVAAPGAMICSTLSSAAAFDRAMMVNSKFVMLAGTSMATPFISGLVALLLQRDASLTPDAVKEIFKKNSTIPGKGAGEFDPKWGFGLINTENL; encoded by the coding sequence ATGAGACACGAAAAACTTTCGGCTGGTTTGTTATTGGCATACGAAGACTACCAACGTGACGGAGAACAAGCTCTAATTCCACACAAGCGATCGCTTGGTATCATCGCTCCTAAGAATAACGTTAAACCGGCTAAAAGTGTTGTCTTCGTCTACTGCGATGAAGAAGCTGATTTAAGCCATCTCGAACAATACGGCATTCACTTCAACCAAAATACAGGTAAAGTTCGCACAGCATTTTTACCCGTTGATGGCTTAGATGCACTATCAGAAGAAGCTTCTGTTTGCCGCATCAAACCATCCCGGAAAATGAAATTACTGATGGATGTGGCACCTGGAAAAGTAAAATTGCCTGAGTTCAAAACCAAAACCGGATTGACAGGTAAAGGCGTAATTATTGGTATCGTGGATAGTGGAATTGATGCCAAACACCCAGCTTTTGCCGGACGAATCCTGCGAATTTGGGATCAAACCATGTCGGGGCCTGGTGTTGCTGAAGGCAACTATGGTGCAGAATTTACTGGAGAACAACTAACTGTTTCCCAAGATGTAGATGGACATGGTACCCACGTTGCTGGTATCGCTTCGGGTGCAGACACAAACTATGGTGGTGTCGCACCCGAAGCCGAAATCATCGCTGTTAGATCCGATTTACAAGATGCTCACATAGCTGATGGAATCCGTTATATCTTCCGTTTAGCTGCTGAATTAGGCAAACCCGCAGTTGTTAACCTCAGCTTGGGTGGACATGCAGATGCTCATGATGGTAGTGATTCACTTTCTAAAATTATCGATGCTGAAAGTGGTCCTGGCAAAATTGTTTGCTGTGCAGCTGGAAACGAAGGTAATGATAACATTCACGGACAAGCGGAAGTAAAATCCTGTTCCATGAGTTCCATGCGCTTCCGTGTTCCTAGTACTCAAGTGGGAATTGTTTGGTTGAATGGTTGGTATACAGGTAACACACAACTAGAAATTGCAGTTCGCAGTCCTATTGGTTTTGTAACTCCTTGGCAAAAAATCATTGCTGATGGTAATCCTTCTAAAGATTACAACTTACCTGATGGCAAAGTGCAAATTGTCACACCAGCAGCAGATCCTAGCAATAATGATTACAATTTCTTTGTACAAATCCAGGGAAATGGTACATTTCCAGTGACACAAGGAGTATGGCAACTACGAGTCCGTAACAAATCTAAAGAACAAACTCGCCTTGATGTTTGGACACTTGATGATACTGGTTCAGTATTTTTCACCGGGAAAAGCGCTCAAGACACCATGAAAATTGGTTCACCTGGTGCTGCTAAAACTGCAATTACAGTTGCTTCCTTCACAACAAAAACCGAATATAACGATATCGACGGGAATAAGCGTGAAGTTGGTTTAACCTTGGATGATATCTCGGAATTTAGCAGTGAAGGTCCCCTACGTAACAATGAGCAAAAACCCGATGTTGCTGCACCTGGAGCGATGATTTGTTCTACATTATCATCTGCTGCTGCCTTTGATCGGGCAATGATGGTTAATTCCAAATTCGTGATGTTAGCTGGTACCAGCATGGCAACTCCGTTTATCTCAGGTTTAGTTGCTTTGTTACTCCAACGGGATGCAAGTTTAACTCCTGATGCAGTGAAGGAAATATTCAAGAAAAACAGCACAATTCCTGGAAAGGGTGCAGGTGAATTTGATCCTAAATGGGGATTTGGATTGATTAATACTGAGAATCTTTAA
- a CDS encoding FAD-dependent oxidoreductase, translating into MYHGKSFTSLTIISSLFTPYVAIAAPPRNPDQVVNCDILAAGAGLSGVATAYEGLLAGKTVCLTEITDWLGGQISSQGTSALDERPTQRAKQFFSRGYLDLRQRIQKTYGGNLNPGDCWVSESCFLPADGHKALQGMLKDAESKGRGKLHWFPNTVIKELEMSQDGKLIENAIAIQHQPAPNAPKLNTFTLSQTIEDSYSYQNSPRFTKTIIRFSPKQTKVTNAPRWYVADTSETGEIIGLADVPYRLGIDPLSYLEPSSSSTTNNPYCTQGFTYTFAMEATKTPQTNAMPPYYEQYAPYFSYELKRLANFNLVFTYRRIWSPTKGKSEKFGGIEFTSPTPGDISMQNWTWGNDYRPGTAQDNLVYTRDQLQATGQLTSGGWMGGLRTDALLKAEEKSLSYFYWLVAGNTDSQLGKDVKQPEPNHRLLTGLDAPMGTVSGLSKYPYMREGRRIIGRPSWGQADGFSIAEIDISRQDYNDEYYRTTLPADMYRQLRASLAGLEAASVLTGQIDPNKANRRTRSTVYPDSVGIGHYAIDFHPCMEKSPPEAPGNREYPGERRGAGQAYPFQIPLRAMIPQKIDNLLVGGKSIATSHIAAAAYRVHSFEWSAGAALGTVAAFSLKNAIAPYELIDNLPKMEPKLDQLRALLEQNNNPTAFPDTSIFNQKWEDWK; encoded by the coding sequence ATGTATCATGGAAAATCATTTACTAGTCTAACTATTATTTCTAGTTTGTTCACACCCTATGTAGCGATTGCTGCACCACCACGAAATCCGGATCAGGTTGTTAACTGTGATATCTTGGCAGCTGGGGCTGGACTTTCGGGTGTGGCAACTGCTTATGAGGGATTATTAGCAGGAAAAACCGTCTGTTTGACGGAAATCACCGATTGGTTGGGGGGACAAATTTCTTCTCAGGGGACTTCTGCACTAGATGAACGTCCTACCCAAAGAGCGAAACAGTTTTTTTCTCGTGGATATCTGGATTTACGTCAACGGATTCAAAAAACCTATGGAGGGAATCTCAACCCTGGTGACTGTTGGGTGAGTGAATCGTGTTTTTTACCAGCAGATGGACACAAAGCTTTGCAGGGGATGCTGAAGGATGCTGAAAGTAAGGGGAGAGGAAAATTACATTGGTTTCCGAATACGGTAATTAAAGAATTAGAAATGAGTCAGGATGGTAAGTTGATTGAAAATGCGATCGCAATTCAACATCAACCCGCACCAAATGCCCCCAAGCTAAATACTTTTACCCTTTCCCAAACCATTGAAGATTCCTATAGTTACCAAAATTCTCCCCGCTTCACCAAAACTATCATCCGCTTTTCCCCCAAACAAACCAAAGTTACTAATGCACCCCGGTGGTATGTTGCTGATACTTCCGAAACTGGGGAAATTATTGGTTTAGCCGATGTTCCTTACCGCTTGGGAATCGACCCCCTCAGCTACTTAGAACCTTCATCATCTTCCACCACCAATAACCCCTACTGTACCCAAGGTTTTACTTATACTTTTGCGATGGAGGCAACCAAAACCCCGCAAACTAATGCAATGCCTCCCTATTATGAGCAATATGCACCATATTTTAGTTATGAACTCAAACGATTAGCAAATTTCAACTTAGTATTTACCTATCGTCGGATTTGGAGTCCAACTAAAGGAAAATCGGAAAAATTTGGCGGAATTGAGTTTACTAGCCCCACACCAGGGGATATTTCCATGCAAAACTGGACTTGGGGCAACGACTACCGACCAGGAACTGCCCAAGATAACCTAGTTTATACCCGTGACCAACTTCAAGCAACTGGACAACTTACTTCTGGTGGTTGGATGGGGGGACTCAGAACAGATGCTTTACTCAAAGCTGAAGAAAAATCTCTTTCTTATTTTTACTGGTTAGTTGCGGGAAATACTGACTCTCAACTAGGTAAAGATGTCAAACAGCCAGAACCCAATCATCGTTTGCTAACTGGGTTAGATGCACCCATGGGTACAGTCAGTGGTTTATCCAAATATCCATACATGCGCGAAGGTAGACGGATTATTGGACGACCAAGTTGGGGACAAGCTGATGGTTTTTCCATTGCTGAAATCGATATTTCTCGGCAGGATTACAACGATGAGTATTACCGCACCACCTTACCAGCTGACATGTATCGCCAACTACGGGCATCTCTGGCAGGTTTAGAAGCAGCATCGGTACTCACCGGGCAAATTGACCCCAACAAAGCCAACCGACGCACCCGTTCCACGGTGTACCCCGATTCAGTTGGTATTGGGCACTATGCCATCGATTTTCATCCCTGTATGGAAAAAAGTCCCCCAGAAGCACCCGGCAACCGTGAATACCCAGGAGAAAGACGCGGTGCTGGACAAGCCTATCCTTTCCAAATTCCCCTCAGAGCCATGATTCCCCAAAAAATAGATAATTTACTAGTTGGGGGTAAAAGTATTGCCACAAGCCACATAGCTGCCGCTGCGTACAGAGTTCATTCCTTTGAATGGTCAGCTGGTGCAGCTTTGGGAACAGTTGCAGCCTTCTCGTTGAAAAACGCGATCGCACCTTATGAATTAATAGATAATCTGCCCAAAATGGAACCGAAATTAGACCAACTCAGGGCATTATTAGAGCAGAACAACAACCCAACCGCATTTCCTGACACATCCATCTTTAACCAGAAATGGGAAGATTGGAAGTAA
- the clpS gene encoding ATP-dependent Clp protease adapter ClpS, whose translation MLTRLSATVYGMASAPTVTPERSSQVVQKPYPNYKVIVLDDDFNTFQHVAECLIKYIPAMTSDRAWDLTNQVHFEGQAIVWTGPQEPAELYHQQLRRAGLTMAPLEAA comes from the coding sequence ATGCTTACAAGACTTTCAGCCACAGTTTACGGAATGGCATCGGCACCTACTGTAACTCCTGAACGGTCGAGCCAAGTCGTCCAAAAACCCTATCCTAACTATAAAGTGATAGTGTTAGATGATGACTTTAACACCTTTCAGCATGTCGCCGAATGCCTGATAAAATATATACCAGCAATGACAAGCGATCGCGCTTGGGACTTAACCAACCAAGTTCATTTTGAAGGACAAGCAATTGTTTGGACTGGTCCCCAAGAACCAGCGGAACTGTATCATCAGCAGTTGCGTCGTGCTGGCTTAACGATGGCACCTCTTGAAGCAGCTTAA
- a CDS encoding DUF2103 domain-containing protein, translated as MTKPSPGRLVWNHSTHIPGLIPVLERLCKYDGIQTVTPGVLGRVKGHAPKLLLRISVPIRGGFKAIARQGKTVQEVFILTALDQECLEHAIAISIKK; from the coding sequence ATGACTAAACCCTCCCCTGGCAGGCTTGTTTGGAATCACTCCACCCACATCCCCGGTTTAATTCCCGTACTAGAACGTCTATGTAAATATGACGGAATTCAAACTGTGACACCAGGGGTATTAGGTAGGGTGAAAGGTCATGCTCCCAAGCTATTATTAAGGATATCTGTACCGATACGTGGAGGTTTTAAAGCGATCGCACGTCAGGGGAAAACGGTACAAGAGGTGTTTATTCTCACTGCCTTAGATCAGGAATGTTTGGAACATGCGATCGCTATTTCTATTAAAAAGTAA
- a CDS encoding alpha/beta hydrolase-fold protein, with amino-acid sequence MTTNIKLSATPTREQISRTKKRIDAYIQSVNNNPNFRAGSTPYYGFHEPGKAIHGTVLVFHGFSGKPKQMSLLSDYLFANGFNYYQTNLAGHALQPPSKYWCQVDLKPEICQPLREKVQKDSVLSNYIANLPTDPSKFQRPSFQQQAALVSRLLLIEPRLLDIVPAIERDDDPDFYRYFDSNHMEYLTHARQRLAELDDMSGPIYTIGLSVGAAIALGLAADKPNRISKVVSYAPLLKLHTPIMERYVNLAGPLDIHEKSWSPGESFPIGALTAAAKYGAFVREPKNVKALQQVRTLMVLTENEDAANIPTNQKFFNDVGGEKKGNHLYIYPASDLVPHPLAEPDVKSQGMTNRFWQSLYQETFRFLTSGEIDPGNMSNTEQDPNLPQVPPLK; translated from the coding sequence ATGACAACTAATATAAAACTCTCTGCGACTCCTACTAGGGAACAAATTAGCCGCACCAAAAAGAGAATCGATGCTTATATTCAAAGTGTAAATAATAACCCAAATTTTCGTGCTGGTTCGACTCCATACTACGGTTTTCACGAACCTGGGAAAGCTATACACGGTACAGTATTAGTATTTCATGGGTTTAGTGGCAAACCCAAGCAAATGTCACTATTATCTGATTACTTATTTGCCAACGGGTTTAATTATTACCAAACAAACTTAGCTGGACATGCTTTACAACCACCAAGTAAGTATTGGTGTCAGGTGGATTTAAAACCGGAAATCTGCCAACCATTGCGGGAGAAAGTGCAAAAAGACAGTGTTTTGTCCAACTATATTGCTAATTTACCAACAGATCCTAGTAAGTTTCAGCGTCCTTCTTTTCAGCAACAAGCTGCTTTGGTGTCGCGTTTGCTGTTGATTGAACCGCGTTTACTGGATATTGTCCCAGCAATTGAAAGAGATGACGATCCTGATTTTTACCGCTATTTTGATTCCAATCACATGGAATATCTTACCCATGCACGGCAAAGATTGGCGGAACTTGACGATATGTCAGGACCAATTTACACTATTGGGTTATCTGTAGGAGCTGCGATCGCACTTGGTTTGGCAGCTGATAAACCTAATCGCATCTCGAAAGTTGTCAGCTATGCACCGTTACTAAAACTACATACACCAATTATGGAGCGGTATGTAAATTTAGCTGGTCCTTTGGATATACATGAAAAAAGCTGGAGTCCTGGTGAAAGTTTTCCAATTGGTGCATTGACGGCAGCGGCAAAATATGGGGCTTTTGTCCGTGAACCGAAGAATGTCAAAGCGTTACAGCAGGTTCGTACTTTGATGGTACTAACGGAAAACGAGGATGCTGCAAATATCCCCACTAATCAAAAGTTTTTTAATGACGTTGGTGGGGAAAAAAAGGGAAATCATTTATATATATACCCTGCTAGTGATTTAGTTCCCCATCCCCTTGCAGAACCGGATGTCAAAAGTCAGGGAATGACAAATCGCTTTTGGCAAAGTTTGTATCAGGAGACTTTTAGATTTTTAACTAGTGGTGAAATTGACCCTGGTAATATGAGTAATACTGAACAAGACCCAAATTTGCCCCAGGTTCCTCCTTTAAAGTAA
- a CDS encoding DUF4870 domain-containing protein, giving the protein MLSTSNTDRRKLLSALSHGSIFFSTTLVSIGIPIAIYFIADDSVIRSNAKESINFHLNVWFWATVIGVPIGILSFITFGLGGILFFPVVALGFLIHWGLTIWALLHCFSQPDVPFRYPFTFRIF; this is encoded by the coding sequence ATGCTATCTACATCTAATACGGATAGACGCAAACTGCTTTCTGCCCTATCTCATGGATCAATTTTCTTCAGTACAACACTCGTCTCTATTGGTATTCCCATTGCCATTTACTTTATTGCCGATGATTCTGTAATTAGAAGTAACGCAAAAGAATCTATCAATTTCCACCTCAATGTCTGGTTCTGGGCGACAGTTATAGGAGTTCCCATCGGCATTTTATCTTTTATTACCTTTGGTCTTGGTGGTATTTTATTCTTTCCTGTAGTCGCTTTGGGCTTTTTAATCCACTGGGGACTGACTATTTGGGCTTTGTTGCATTGTTTTAGCCAACCTGATGTCCCATTTCGCTACCCTTTTACCTTCAGAATTTTCTAG
- a CDS encoding 2-isopropylmalate synthase, which yields MNSKPEGIIIFDTTLRDGEQSPGATLNIDEKLTIAKQLARLGVDVIEAGFAFASPGDFEAVQKIAEVVGVEDGPVICSLARSRHDDIKAAAEAIKPAAKGRIHTFLATSDIHLQYKLKKTRSEVLEIAGEMVAYAKSFVQDVEFSPEDAGRSDPEFLYEVLERVIAAGATTVNIPDTVGFITPSEFGALIKGIKENVPNIDQAIISVHGHNDLGLAVANFLEAVKNGARQLECTINGIGERAGNAALEELVMALHVRRQYFNPFFGRPVESEKALTNIDTRQIYKTSRLVSNLTGMLVQPNKAIVGANAFSHESGIHQDGVLKNKLTYEIMDAQLIGLTDNQIVLGKLSGRNAFRSRLQELGYDLSESDLNKAFVRFKDIADKKKEISDRDLEAIVNDETQQAPDLFKLELVQISCGSNARPTATITLRLPDGAEITDAAIGTGPVDAIYKAINRIANVPNQLIEYSVQSVTAGIDAIGEVTIRLKDENRIFTGHAANTDIIVASAQAYVNALNRLYSSMHSQRKHAQMASQET from the coding sequence ATGAACAGCAAACCCGAAGGAATTATTATCTTTGATACAACGCTCCGTGATGGTGAACAGTCACCAGGGGCAACACTAAACATTGATGAGAAACTGACCATAGCCAAGCAACTAGCACGCTTGGGAGTAGATGTCATCGAAGCAGGCTTTGCCTTTGCCAGTCCTGGCGATTTTGAAGCAGTTCAGAAAATTGCTGAGGTTGTCGGGGTTGAAGATGGTCCGGTGATTTGTAGTTTAGCGCGATCGCGTCACGATGACATCAAGGCAGCAGCCGAAGCCATCAAACCAGCAGCAAAAGGTCGAATTCATACTTTCCTTGCCACCAGCGATATCCATCTGCAATATAAACTCAAAAAAACCCGCTCAGAAGTTTTAGAAATTGCTGGGGAAATGGTAGCTTATGCCAAAAGTTTTGTTCAGGATGTAGAATTTTCTCCCGAAGATGCCGGACGTTCTGATCCAGAATTCTTGTATGAAGTATTAGAGCGAGTAATCGCTGCTGGGGCAACAACTGTTAATATTCCAGATACTGTTGGTTTCATAACTCCCAGTGAATTTGGAGCCTTAATTAAAGGCATCAAAGAAAATGTTCCCAATATCGATCAAGCAATTATTTCTGTCCACGGACACAACGATTTAGGGTTAGCAGTTGCCAACTTTTTAGAAGCAGTAAAAAATGGTGCCAGACAGCTAGAATGTACTATTAATGGTATCGGTGAACGGGCTGGAAATGCTGCACTCGAAGAGTTAGTTATGGCTTTACATGTCCGCAGACAATACTTCAATCCCTTTTTTGGCAGACCAGTAGAATCAGAGAAAGCACTCACAAATATTGATACTCGGCAAATTTACAAAACATCACGTTTGGTTTCTAACCTCACAGGAATGTTAGTCCAGCCAAATAAAGCCATCGTCGGTGCGAATGCTTTCTCCCACGAATCGGGTATCCACCAAGATGGGGTGTTGAAAAACAAACTCACCTATGAAATTATGGATGCCCAATTGATTGGTTTAACAGACAATCAAATCGTCTTGGGCAAACTTTCCGGAAGAAATGCTTTCCGCAGTCGTTTACAAGAGTTGGGTTATGATCTTTCCGAAAGCGATTTAAATAAAGCTTTTGTCAGATTTAAAGATATTGCCGATAAAAAGAAAGAAATTAGCGACAGGGATTTAGAAGCAATCGTTAATGACGAAACTCAACAAGCCCCAGATCTGTTTAAACTGGAATTAGTACAGATATCCTGTGGTAGTAATGCCCGTCCTACAGCTACTATTACTCTGCGTTTACCTGATGGTGCAGAAATCACCGATGCAGCCATTGGAACCGGACCCGTTGACGCAATTTACAAAGCCATTAATCGGATTGCTAATGTTCCGAATCAACTGATTGAATACTCTGTACAATCTGTGACAGCTGGAATTGATGCCATTGGGGAAGTGACAATTCGTCTCAAGGATGAAAATAGAATATTTACAGGTCATGCAGCCAATACAGACATCATCGTTGCCTCCGCACAGGCTTATGTAAATGCACTGAATAGGTTATATTCATCCATGCATAGTCAACGTAAGCACGCGCAAATGGCATCGCAGGAAACTTAA